A single genomic interval of Helianthus annuus cultivar XRQ/B chromosome 13, HanXRQr2.0-SUNRISE, whole genome shotgun sequence harbors:
- the LOC110901321 gene encoding general transcription factor IIF subunit 1-like, translating to MDNESLKQLARYHPNHPEPSSKVEFFGFKDKSYQDPDPINHQNWRNEKEMKEKSYADELKVIKDFKESRNKWFLKEEKKKRSRKATPKIQVEEGSSSQPKRKRQKKTVETMLVDDSDKADEAEAEVNVQGDVHLSPDSAKLLKDLTKDFTTEKTAGDEEGDDVDKSSSSSSDEEIDEIERAKRIKAEIEKEKQLKRNRKEDKDIKHQPSPIHSPLHQSPPHQPSPIQSPPHLSPPHQTPIQEQPLVTSQQIFQTPPSTQPPVQTTPGSSGYKTFPNIPEGITLEEIGDFGFANDERVKRLEKKVEEVLIENKKLVDREKKLEKRVKSVEAENSSLLKKVEADQTEIDILKVKVAELEEEKARRDEQNKYFELKNKELEAAKAMKEHEIYMMNKVLENMLRKSVEQRFEEIEVEEVRARRQQKLMLR from the exons ATGGATAATGAGTCTTTGAAGCAATTGGCCAGATATCATCCAAACCATCCAGAGCCATCATCAAAAGTTGAATTCTTTGGGTTCAAAGACAAAAGTTACCAAGATCCAGATCCAATCAATCATCAGAACTGGAGGAAtgaaaaagaaatgaaagaaaagagttatgctgatgaGTTGAAAGTAATTAAAGATTTCAAAGAATCTAGAAACAAGTGGTTCCtgaaagaagagaaaaagaagagGAGCAGGAAAGCAACACCTAAAATTCAAGTAGAGGAAGGTTCATCTTCTCAACCTAAGCGAAAGCGTCAAAAGAAAACGGTTGAAACTATGCTTGTTGATGATTCTGATAAAGCAGATGAAGCTGAAGCAGAAGTTAATGTTCAAGGAGATGTTCATTTGTCTCCTGATTCTGCAAAGTTATTGAAAGATCTTACAAAAGATTTCACAACAGAAAAGACAGCtggtgatgaagaaggtgatgatGTAGATAAAAGCTCATCAAGCTCGTctgatgaagaaattgatgaaatAGAACGGGCAAAGAGAATTAAAGCTGAGATTGAAAAAGAGAAACAGCTTAAGAGAAATAGGAAAGAAGATAAAGATATT AAACATCAACCATCACCAATTCATTCACCACTTCATCAATCACCACCACATCAACCATCTCCAATCCAATCACCACCACATCTATCACCACCACATCAAACACCAATTCAAGAACAACCTCTTGTTACTTCGCAACAAATCTTTCAAACACCACCATCTACACAACCACCTGTCCAGACTACACCTGGTTCTTCTGGTTACAAAACTTTTCCAAATATTCCGGAAGGTATTACTCTCGAAGAAATTGGAGATTTCGGGTTTGCTAATGATGAACGAGTGAAGAGGTTAGAAAAGAAAGTGGAAGAGGTGTTGATTGAAAACAAAAAGTTGGTGGATCGTGAGAAGAAACTGGAGAAGCGTGTAAAGTCTGTGGAAGCTGAAAATTCTTCATTGTTAAAGAAAGTTGAAGCTGATCAGACAGAAATTGATATTCTGAAAGTCAAAGTTGCAGAGTTGGAAGAAGAGAAAGCACGCAGAGATGAGCAGAACAAGTACTTTGAGTTAAAGAACAAAGAGTTGGAAGCTGCTAAAGCGATGAAAGAACACGAGATATACATGATGAATAAAGTGTTAGAAAACATGCTTAGAAAGTCTGTTGAGCAGAGATTTGAAGAGATTGAAGTTGAAGAGGTTAGAGCTCGACGTCAACAGAAATTGATGCTTAGATGA